From Rhodococcus sp. B7740:
AGGGCCTGTTCCACCTCGGCCGAGTAGACGTTGAACCCGCCGGTGATGATCATGTCCTTGGCACGATCGACCACGTACAGGTAGCCGTCGTCGTCCAGGTACCCGATGTCACCGGTGTGGTGCCACCCCCGAGCACCGACTTCGGCTGTGGCGTCGGGATTCTCGTGGTAGCCCTGCATCACGAGCGGACCGCGGACGACGATCTCACCACGCTCGCCGCGTTCGACCACTCCACCGTCGTCGTTCATGATCGCCACCGTCGTCAGGGGCGTCGGCTTGCCTGCAGAACTCAGTCGTTCGGTGGCGATCGATCCGTCGCTGCGGAAGTGATCGGCCGGAGCGAGTGTTGCGATCATGTTCGGTGCCTCGGTCTGACCGAAGAGCTGTCCGAGAACCGGCCCGATGCGGGTGAGGGCCTCTTCCAGTCGAGTCGGTGACATCGGCGCGGCCCCGTACCAGAGGCAGCGCAGCGAGGACAGATCCGTGATGTCGAGATCCGGATGATCGAGAACACCGTAGATCACTGTCGGCGGCAGAAACGCGTGAGTGATCCCGTGTTTCTCTATGAGGGACAGAAACTTTCCGACGTCGGGTGCACCCATCACAACGACGTGTCCACCGAGACTGAGGATGGGAAACGTCAGTACACCCGCCGAGTGGGTGAGCGGCGCGAGAGCCAGGTACCGAGGCCGGTCCCCGAAGGGATAGCTCATGAGTGCGGTGGCCGTGGAGGTCATCATGTTCTCCTCGGTCAGCCTCACCCCCTTGGGCTTTCCCGTCGTCCCGCCGGTGCCGGCGATCATGCACAACCCGTCTGCCGGTCGTCTGTCGGCAACCGCATCGGAGCCGTGTTCGGCGAGCCATCGCTCGTACGACACTGCTCCCGGTACGTCGCCGTCCAGACAGACGAGCCATTCCAGCCGAGGTAGCTGATCACGAATGCGTCCGACGAGCTCCGCGAAGGCTTTCTGGAAGAACAGGAATCGGCAACCGAACAGGTCGAACAGTTGCCGGTTCTCGTCGGCTTCGTTACGTGGATTGATCGGGCACCACACTGCCCCCGCTCGCGAGATGGCGAAGACGCAGGTCAGCGCAAGTGGGTCGTTGGCGGAGAGCACCGCGACCCGGTCACCTGCCTCGATCCCGTTGTGCTGCAGAGCCGCGGCGATCGTCACCGTGTCGTCGTACACCTGGCCGTAGGTTCGGGTGGTGTCTCCGATGGTGAGACAGGGTGCGTCTCGGCCCAGTGACACACCCTTGTCGAGATAGTCGGACAGCCGCATCGGCCCTGTCCTCAGCTGTGTGCGGTGACGATGGGTTCGAGCACCAGCCCGAACGCGCGAAGCACGCCGAGCAGTTCCCGATGTCCGAATGCCTGGCAGCTGGAGGCGAATCCGACCTTCTTCGGCGGTCCCTGCAGCAGATGCGCCGCTGCGTATGCGTTGAGCAGAGCGGTCTGCTTGTAGTTGCAGTTGCCGTGGATCACGGTATGCACGCGACCGAGTGGTCCCGACGCGTAGACCGAGTCGAGTGAGGTGTTGATGCGCGGGTTCTCCCGTGGGGGCGTCTCGCTGCGCACCGACGACGACACCGTGTCGATGATCTGGTACTTCTCTGCGTCGGATTTGCCTTCCATCTGAGCCAGTGCGGCAGAGATGATCTGGGGCACTGCCAGCATCAGCGGCTTGTTGATCACGCCGCCCAGGGCCCGGGCGTTCGCTACGCGCGGATCGTTCTTGAACCACACCGGATGGGATGTCCCACCCCAGGGAAGAGCCAGGCCCAGGTCGTGTTGGCCGGGCACAACGACCTGCATGACGCCGTCGTCCGGCCATTCGACGTACTCGTTCTGCTCCAGGTAGTAGGCCTTGGAGAACGCGGCGTTGGTGAGGATCGTGTTCGTCGACGCGACCGTCGGGTGTCCCTTCCAGAAGACCTCGATGTCGAGTGTGTCCAACCCCGGCGTCTCGAGGCAGATGTTCGCTGCGATCTCACCGATGCTGTACATCTGCGCCAAACCCGGTGTGAGTACGAGGTTTCGGGATGCGAACTCGGTGCCGTACTTGGCCTCGGCGTCGATCATCCAGTCCTGCTCACCGGTGGTGTCGGTGTAGTGCGCACCGATCTCGATGCAGGCCTGGGCAACTTCGTGCCCGTATCGCGAGAACGGTCCGACCGTGTTGAGGACGATCTCGGCACCCCGGAATGCTTCGGCGAGAGCCGCTGCGGTGTGCTCGACCTCCACGACGTCGTGTTCGACGGTCTCGATTCCGGGAACCACGTCGATGATGCCCTTGACTCGGCCTTCGTCGCGTCCGGCAGCCAGGAACGGGATGTTGTACTCGCGCAGGTATTCACAGATCAGTCGGCCGGTGTATCCGGACGCTCCGTAGACGACGACGCGCTTGTCGGTTGGCATGAAAAGTCCTCTCGTGGTCGGCCCGTCCGCACGGCGGACCGAGATGGGTTGAGACGTCGGGCACCGGAGGGGACGTCGGGAACATCTGCCCTTCTGACGTGTGCCGTGGATCACACTAGGATAGAATTTGTACAGACGTCAAGGTTTTTCTGGACAACTGCCCAAGATCTGCCGGACGCCGAGGTTTCCCGATCGGACGTCGGGCATACACTGAGGTGACGACCACGCGCGGAAAGGACACGGACCATGACCCAAACCGCTGATCCGCGCGCGCGTATCGAGGAGCGCGCCCGCAACAAGTTCGAGTCCAAACGAACCGAACTGGCCCAGGCGACGCTGCACACGCTGGCCGAACTGGGTTATGCCCGCACCTCACTGCGGGAGATTGCGCAGAATTCCGAGTACTCGCACGGCGTTCTGCACTACTACTTCACCGACAAACTCGACCTCATCACGCACGCCGTTCGCCAATACGAGGCCATTTGTGTCACCCGCTACGACGAGGTGGTGGCCAACGCGGTCGACGCCACTGGCCTCTGCGCGGATTTCGAAGCGAAGTACTTCGCCACTCTGGCGGCAGACGCCGGCATCCATCGGCTCTGGTACGACCTGCGCAATCAGGCCCTGTTCGACGGCTCGTTCCGTAGCGACGTGCTCGAGATCGAAGAGCGTCGCGAGGACATGATCTGGCGCGTCGTATCTCGATACTGCGAACTTCGCGGCACCACTCCTGCGCTCGACAAGGCCTCCGCCTACATCCTGCTCGACGGCATCTTTCAGCGCGCCCTTCTGCACCACCTGGCCGGCAATGCAGCGGAGATCGCCGCCGCGCATGTGCAGCTGCGTGCTGCGTTCGCGTTACTGGATTGCCCGACGCCTCAGTAGCTTCCCGGTCGAGTGCCCGTGTAGATGCCGGGAACCCGAAAGCGAAGGGGCGCTTCGTCGTATTCCTCCAGTGCGTGTGCGGTCCACCCGACGATGCGGGCGAAGGCGAACACCGTTTCCGGCGTATCCGCCCTGAGCCCGTAGGCGAGCGTGAATGTGGCGAGAGCGAAGTCCGAGTTCGGAAAGGTATCGAATCTGTTGCTCACCTCTTCGATGACGACGTCCGCGGCAGCGACCACTGTGGGGTCCGCACCGTGGGCAGGGTCCCGAAGCAATCGCAACAGTTCCTCGGCGCGTGGGTCTCGGTCGGTGTAAATGACGTGTCCGAAGCCGGGAACCCGCTCTCCCGACCTCAAATGTGTTGCGAGAGCGCCTATCGGATCGTCGATCGCTGACGACATGAATCGAATGACGGGGTCTGCAGCGGAACCGTGCAGGGGGCCGTCGATGCACCCCAGTCCTGCGGCGACAACCGAGTACAGATTGGCCCGGGTGCTCGCTGCCACCCGAACTCCGAGCGTCGACGCGGCCAGGCCGTGATCGGACATCAGGACGAGCGCGGCCTGCAGCACCGTCAACCCGTTCGGATCGGTCTCATCGGACGTGATTGCGTCCCAGAGCGATTCGGCGATCGGCAGGTCCGCGGAACCACGACCGAGGGCTGCTGCGACCGTCACCAGCAGCTGCTCTGCCTCGCGGACAACGGATGTGGATCCGGTGTCGAATCGCATCGGTCGGTAGGTGGAGGCGATATCGACGGCGATACGGATCCGATCGATGGACCGGCAATTCGGTGCCATCAGACCCAGCGCGTCTCGGCATCGTTGCACCACAACGGGATCGGCGACGAATCGCGTTGCGTCCAGTAACTCACCCGTCCACACGAAATGTGCGACCGACTCGAAAGTGCGTGAGCTGAGTTCGACCGCGTCACGCCCCCGGTAGTACAGATGCCCGTCGTCGATCAGGGTGATCCGAGTCCGAATTCGTTCCACGGCACCGATGTCGGTGCGCCGAGCCGTGTCGCGTCCCGCGAGGGCTTCGACCTCGTCTACGTCGAACACGCTCCCCCGCACTCCGGGAAGCCGAGTGCTGGTCAACAGACCGCGGCTGACGTAGGCGTACACCGTTTCCGGCTTGACGCCCAGCCGTGCGGCGGCCTGCGCGGTGGTGAGCATGTTCCGACCGTCGGCGTGCGTCATGGCCGCCTTTCGTATTGACTTGATCAACATTGACAAAAATCAACATTAGCGCGGATCGTAGGGGTTGACCAGCGCAAAGGAGTGCAGCCATGACCGTTCTCGACGCCCCACGTGGGCTCCACAACGTCGTCGTCACCACCACATCGATCGGAGATGTACGAGGCGACGAGGGTTTCTATCACTACCGCCAGTACTCGGCGATCGACATCGCGCTACATATGACGTTCGAGGATGCATGGTTCCTCATGGTCGAGGGCCGGCTGCCGAGCGACCCCGAACGCGCCGAGTTCCTGCGTACGGTGGCACCACTGCGCGTGCTGCCGACGGACGTCGCCGCAGCCGTGAAGACGGTGGCATTGTCGGGTCCCGAGCAACCACTCTTCGCGTTGCGGACGGTGTTGTCGGGAATGGCAGGTGCTGTGCCGCTGTACGAGTCGTCGGAATCGGACAAGCGAACGACGGCGCTGCGGCTGTGCGCAATGACGCCGACCATTCTGGCTGCGGTACACAGGATTAGGACCGGCCAGGATCCCATCGAGCCGCGCGATGATCTGACGACGGCGCAGAACTGGTTGTTCATGATCACCGGGCAGGTGCCCAAGAACGACCACGCCCGAGCGATCGACCGATACCTCACCGCCACGATCGATCACGGATTCAACGCGTCGACCTTCACCGCGCGAGTCGTGGCGTCGACGGGGTCGGACATCGCGTCCGCAGTGTGCGCCGCGATCGGTGCCTTCGCTGGCCCATTGCACGGAGGTGCCCCG
This genomic window contains:
- a CDS encoding acyl-CoA synthetase yields the protein MRLSDYLDKGVSLGRDAPCLTIGDTTRTYGQVYDDTVTIAAALQHNGIEAGDRVAVLSANDPLALTCVFAISRAGAVWCPINPRNEADENRQLFDLFGCRFLFFQKAFAELVGRIRDQLPRLEWLVCLDGDVPGAVSYERWLAEHGSDAVADRRPADGLCMIAGTGGTTGKPKGVRLTEENMMTSTATALMSYPFGDRPRYLALAPLTHSAGVLTFPILSLGGHVVVMGAPDVGKFLSLIEKHGITHAFLPPTVIYGVLDHPDLDITDLSSLRCLWYGAAPMSPTRLEEALTRIGPVLGQLFGQTEAPNMIATLAPADHFRSDGSIATERLSSAGKPTPLTTVAIMNDDGGVVERGERGEIVVRGPLVMQGYHENPDATAEVGARGWHHTGDIGYLDDDGYLYVVDRAKDMIITGGFNVYSAEVEQALLSHPSVKECAVVGLPDDKWGERVTAAVLLRPGRDASDEDLITHVKARIGSVKAPKQIQIWTDLPRSKVGKILKTEVRSTMSHSSSKGNTP
- a CDS encoding DUF5938 domain-containing protein, whose translation is MPTDKRVVVYGASGYTGRLICEYLREYNIPFLAAGRDEGRVKGIIDVVPGIETVEHDVVEVEHTAAALAEAFRGAEIVLNTVGPFSRYGHEVAQACIEIGAHYTDTTGEQDWMIDAEAKYGTEFASRNLVLTPGLAQMYSIGEIAANICLETPGLDTLDIEVFWKGHPTVASTNTILTNAAFSKAYYLEQNEYVEWPDDGVMQVVVPGQHDLGLALPWGGTSHPVWFKNDPRVANARALGGVINKPLMLAVPQIISAALAQMEGKSDAEKYQIIDTVSSSVRSETPPRENPRINTSLDSVYASGPLGRVHTVIHGNCNYKQTALLNAYAAAHLLQGPPKKVGFASSCQAFGHRELLGVLRAFGLVLEPIVTAHS
- a CDS encoding TetR/AcrR family transcriptional regulator; translated protein: MTQTADPRARIEERARNKFESKRTELAQATLHTLAELGYARTSLREIAQNSEYSHGVLHYYFTDKLDLITHAVRQYEAICVTRYDEVVANAVDATGLCADFEAKYFATLAADAGIHRLWYDLRNQALFDGSFRSDVLEIEERREDMIWRVVSRYCELRGTTPALDKASAYILLDGIFQRALLHHLAGNAAEIAAAHVQLRAAFALLDCPTPQ
- a CDS encoding citrate synthase, with the translated sequence MTHADGRNMLTTAQAAARLGVKPETVYAYVSRGLLTSTRLPGVRGSVFDVDEVEALAGRDTARRTDIGAVERIRTRITLIDDGHLYYRGRDAVELSSRTFESVAHFVWTGELLDATRFVADPVVVQRCRDALGLMAPNCRSIDRIRIAVDIASTYRPMRFDTGSTSVVREAEQLLVTVAAALGRGSADLPIAESLWDAITSDETDPNGLTVLQAALVLMSDHGLAASTLGVRVAASTRANLYSVVAAGLGCIDGPLHGSAADPVIRFMSSAIDDPIGALATHLRSGERVPGFGHVIYTDRDPRAEELLRLLRDPAHGADPTVVAAADVVIEEVSNRFDTFPNSDFALATFTLAYGLRADTPETVFAFARIVGWTAHALEEYDEAPLRFRVPGIYTGTRPGSY
- a CDS encoding citrate/2-methylcitrate synthase, which produces MTVLDAPRGLHNVVVTTTSIGDVRGDEGFYHYRQYSAIDIALHMTFEDAWFLMVEGRLPSDPERAEFLRTVAPLRVLPTDVAAAVKTVALSGPEQPLFALRTVLSGMAGAVPLYESSESDKRTTALRLCAMTPTILAAVHRIRTGQDPIEPRDDLTTAQNWLFMITGQVPKNDHARAIDRYLTATIDHGFNASTFTARVVASTGSDIASAVCAAIGAFAGPLHGGAPDRALDGLDEIADIDSADAWARAKITAGERIMGFGHPVYRTDDPRSVMLRDTAQELGGDLIDKAVQVEKVITAALADLKPDRKLYANVEYYAGVVMELCGIPRSMFTPTFACSRMVGWCANIVEQSHDSKIIRPIARYDGPAPSAVVRKSAAQGT